The Alligator mississippiensis isolate rAllMis1 chromosome 3, rAllMis1, whole genome shotgun sequence DNA window CTGGAGTGTTAATAAAAACATAATTAAGAAGTAATAAACATTATCTTGTGGTCGGAGGAGTGGGCTGAGAGTCTGGAGATCAGGATTCCAACCAAGTTCATCACTGTCTGCCTTGAGATATGGGGCAAATATAGATGCATCCAGGTTCAGGCATCTAAAAATATGCTCTGAATTTCAGTAGTATAAAGTTCCCTTTTATCTGATGGATGGACATCAACTGGCACAGCAGATCTTTGGTGCATTAAAAAAAGTCAAGACTACTTTTTCAGATGTCTAAATACGGTTGCAGGCTTTTACATGTTAAAAATTAGCCtcagctttttttgttttccattttctttctatAAGGGGAATTTTGCACAACAACCTTTTTAACATTGCTCATGTTATTCTGTAGAGAGGCACAATGCCTTGATCCAGTGAAGTCCTTAAGCACATATTTCAGCACACTGGTGCCTGATGCAAAGACCATCACTTCAGTAGATTTCTTTTGAATTCAGTGGACTTTGGGGTTGAGCCTCGTTGAACAGGGATGGACATAGGCATGTTCCTAAGTGTTTTGCTATATTGGGAGTTCTGTGCATGTAAAGCATCGTTATAAAAGTCATGTGGCTTGCATTTGGCATAACTGGCTGATGGAGAGCTTTTCCTCTAACATAAAGCCGAGATAATATATTTAGTCATGATTCACAttctttctgactttttttttttttcacccacaGAAATGAGCCATCGGACATCTGATTTCACAAAAATTATAAATACAGCTGAAAATATCTTGCGTGAGCTgctgtaagtttttttttttttgtttgtttttttttaataacttggTTGCTCTAATAGTGATTAATGGGGAGGTCCTTTACTATTAAAGAATCTATTTTTACATGCCGCAGGTTTAATTCTCTTTTGGGGGCTGAATTTGCCCCTCCTTTGGTTTTGATTTATGTGTGTATGACAAAAATGTTTTCACTAGGTTTAGGAACTTTGCCTGGGGCTTTTCATAagatcatttcaaaatggcttgtTTTTGAAACTCCAGTTTTAGCAGTGACATAAAGTTCAGTGACTAGTATTCTTGGAGAAACAGTGCAAGCACAGTTCATGATTTGTTCACTATAGAGCTAGCCGTAATCCCTTGATTAGAGGATGAGTTCTACCACAGCTCGTTAAAAGGTCTTGAGATGACTTggagtccagtccttgagccacagatctgtctgcagaagttgcgggtctttccacaggggagcgtaggctgcaggctgggattcctctccttttccttcctccacttttcttttctttacttcgAGGGCAAGATGCTTGTTTtgaaatgggctgctgcttggttgaggctGCAGTGTCATTGGAATCAGCCAGCTCCTTCCAACTCTTGATGTCTGCATCTATTATCTTGAGATATGATTTCAATGCGTCTTTGTAgaatttcctctggccactgtgaGATCTTACACCACAACTAAACTGGGAGTTGAGTCAGGCATCCACACAATGtctggcccagcaaagttggtgcttgaggatcacagACTTGTTAACGTTGGTTTTGGCAAGGATGCTGGTGCTTGTGTGATGATCTtgccatttgatgtggaggattttctggaagCATCATTGGTGatatcatctcaagagcctggaaagGTGATGCTATCTGTTTCATAtccatagaggagagtggggataaTGACTGCTTTATAGACCTGGATTTTGGTGTTTTTTCAAAGATCGTGATGAATAAAGACACACTGAAGCAATTTCCCAAGGAGGCACTTGCacaccagatcctgtgctggatctcatcAATGTTCACACTCTTAGAGAAGTGGCCACTGAGGTAGGGAAGTGCTTGATTACCTCCAGGGCCTTTCCCTGGTAGTCTGGAGAGAAGGGTCACATTTGTCATCTAGAGCAGGTTGGTAGATTAATCAGTTTTCTTAATGTTGAGAGAGATGCCCAAAGTTTGGTGGACTTCTCCAGGAAGATCCAATGCAATCTGGAGGATTTCCTCAGTGTGCATGCAAGGTTGATATGGCATTTTGAAGGTAAAGAGTGGTTGTTTTGAGTAGTTTGGTCTTGGAGCAAAGATTACCCAGATTGAAGAGCTCTCCATCCATTTGGTACTCAATGTCAAATCCAGAGAGAAGGTGGTCCTTAATTAGAACTAGGATGACTATCAGAAAGATGGAGAACACAGTTGGGGCAATGACGCATTgttgcttgaccccagttcagatgacaaatggatctgtcttgATCTGCTACATAGACTTGTCGCAGCCATCTGGTTGTGGAagagcctcaggaccttgatgtactttttaGGACATCCAAATCCAGCCAGTGCTTTCTACAAGGCTTCATgactgatggaatcaaaggccttagtaagGTCAATGAAGGCTACATACAGACCCTGATGTTGTTCCCCAAATTTTTTTGGACCTGGCAGGAAACAGATTATGTCAGTTGCCCCACATGATTGTCTGAAACCTCACTGAGATTCCAGCAGGACTTCCTCATCAAAAGGTAGaagacagttcaggaggatgtaggcaaggattttccctgctgtgaaAAGGAGTGTGGCACCCAGATATTTCCCGCACGCatacttgtctcctttcttgaagatggtcatgatgttggcattcctcaggtccccaggAATCTCTTCATTGGAATAAATTCATGGAGTCTCTGCCAGTTCCTTACCACCAGCTTTGTAGATGTCAGCAGGTATGACATCTCATCCGGTAGccttgttcttggtttccttgatgatATGCCAGACTTCTTCTAGGGGAGGAAGGTTGATGAGGGTCCTTTTTCAGGGTGTTGGGGGATGGGCTCAAAGGTGATATTCACCACAGTAGGCTCAACTgttcaggagtgcctcaaagtgctTTTTCCAGCCTGGGTAGgttcattgtctttgaggagtgtCAAGTTGTCCTGCAATTGTAGGAAAGTAGGACCACAGGAAGttggaccatagatggctttcaTTGCCTGGAAATAGCTATACATGTCATATTCGTCTGTGTAGAGCTGgatctccttggctttatcttgccatttctggtttttttttgttttttttttttaatatctcagATTCTCCTTTGCTCTTTGGCTCTGAGGAATTGATATCCTTCATTTCCTGAGATGGTGTCATCTTGCCAAGTAGGATGAGTCCTGTTCTGGTTGAGGGGGGCTTGGATCTCGGCATTGCTAGTCATGGTGTTTATGGGtggtatagccaatggattcTGCATAGGCCATATGGACAATGGCTTTAGACTCCTTCCAGAGGTTCTtcaatgttgccttcatttgtggCCAGAGCAGAGAGCTCTTCATGGAGATTCTGTTAGAGATCCTTACAGACCTTCAAGTCTTGAAGAGATTTGGTGTTGAGTCGTTTGCATTGCTTTTGActgtttttggtgttttggagcaAGCCGGATGTTCCTAATGGATCTGACAAGATGATGATCCATCTAGCGTCATTGGTTCCTCTGTATTTAGAGATTTGCAGGGATAAAATTCGTTTGCATCTCCTGAAGAAAATCAAGGAGTTTTGGCCGACTTATAACATTGTATATTGTTCTGAACGTTACAATAAATGCATTTGCATAGTATATGGGGATTATTGTGCATTTTTATATCAATCagtaaataaaatacttttttctaAGGGCCTGGCTTTACAAATTGTGTATATAAATACCTATGCATTGGAAAAGTAACTTGAAATTTTTGTGAAGAACTTTTCACTATTAGTTAAGCATtagaacaagttacctagagtggttgtgaaatctccatccttagatgttttcaagagcaggttagatagatgCTTGACTGGGTACATTTCagtcaggaatgatcctaccttgagccaGGGGGTTAGACcaaatgacctcttgaggttccttaCAGTTTTGCTTTTCAAAGATCCTACGATCTCATGAACAAAGAGTCTGTACCCAGTTGGTTACTTGTGTATGCAGAAATCTGGTTTGCTTTTGGTAATCTGCGTAGACAAATTAGACACGCTTACAAGTTTCTATAATTCTTGCCTTTTCCAGTTTAACTTCTAATGCTTTTAACAGTGTTAAGCCAAAAATAGATTTACTTCAACAATAGTTCTATAtagcttttatattttatttttccaaacaGTTTGTTCTTCACATCAAAATTATAGCCTAAGAAATGAAAAAGTATTTCCTGTTAGGCTAAAAATAAACTAGTCTTTCATGAATACTAATTTTATTATACCTTGTCTACATTAGGTTGTTTATTGCTTGTAACTTGCAATAGAGTTGGTACTCATACATTACATATTTTATTATTAGTGTGACAGAAAATCTTGCTAGTTTTGCACACTATCTTATCATATTTGGTATTGACAGCTCCTGATGACAAAGTAAGGCCAGTATTGCGATAAATTAGTTGTTTTTGGTTTATCTTTGTCTGGAATGTCTCTTTCTAAAACTGAAACATATTTCCCCTAAGACTTTTTTGCATTTAGTGTTTGGTAACAAGGAGAGTCTCCTAGGTCCAAACGTATGGAGTAGAAcattctatttctttcttttacacAGAAATATACCAGGAAACTACAAAGTCATTTTCCTCCAAGGGGGTGGATCTGGTCAGTTCAGTGCTGTTCCACTTAATCTTATTGGACTAAAAGAAGGAAGATGTGCAGATTATGTGGTTACTGGAGCTTGGTCAGCAAAAGCAGCTAAGGAGGCAGAGAAGTATGCCAAAGTGAATATTGTTCACCCTAAACTTGGCAGTTACACAAGTAAGTTTGATGATTAGCGTAATGTGACTGAAAGTTTAGCCCATTGTCACTTCTAACAAGAATTTCAAGTCATTCTAGCAGAAAGATTATGGCACTTTTGAGTCATTCCAGAAACACTGCTGTCAAGCTACCGAATTCTACCCAGTCAAACACATGGCTTCCCATCATTTTAAAATTGCTGATAAGATCCATGACAGTGAGATCCATTAGGCTGTTTAACTGGAGATGGGATGGAAGAAAAGtggctgctgctattgctgctgtAGGTGTATTAGGCATGCTTAGAGCATGCATGGGTGGGGCCAGTTTGTAGATCTCACTGGGGCTTGGGCATAAGATGGATGCCAAGCTGTTCAATACCGACAAAACCGAGACGCTTCTGAACATGCCAAGAAGAATTTTAAGTGCTTGAAGAACTTTACTGTTGAAAAAATAGGTTCCTAAGCTGTTAGGCCAGAGCTTTGATGTTTTTCCCTTATTCTTAGGAGTCTCAAGTCCTTCATTAGACACTTAAAGTCACTTTGTGGCTGTAGCTGAAAGATGGCTTTATCTTGTTGTTAGTCAAAGCATTGTTTCCCAGTGTAATAAAGCAGCCTTAAGCACTTCAAAGTTTAATGCAAAAGTAAAACTGCATACCAGTAAGATTAGTGTGCTGATTCCACTTGTCTGTGATAACCTTTGTTTATCCTTTCCTTATTTGTCTCAGAAATTCCTGACCCAAGCACTTGGAATCTTAACCCAGATGCCTCTTACATCTATTACTGTGCTAATGAGACTGTCCATGGTGTAGAGTTTGACTTTGTACCTGATGTCAAAGGGGCAATTTTGGTTTGTGATATGTCATCAAACTTCCTGTCCAGACCTGTGGATGTTTCTAAGGTAGAGTATCAAACATGCTGAAGCATAATGTCTACAAATTACAGCACAGCAGGTTCAATCTTAAATACCTAGAATTATGCACCTGAATTAATAGCCAGATTGTCAGGTGTGTTGAGCACTCTCCATTTCCACTGAAGCCACCAGGAGTTGTTCATGCTGATGCATCCAAAAAATCCAAGCTTCttttatttaggcacctaaatggaTTGGAGACATGGATTGAGAGTTTAATAACTCTCTATAGTGTGCCATCTTCTCTAATGAGAATTAGACACATGTTAAATttactagtattttttttttagaatgaaCTGTCCATAGTACCTATAACACACTAAAGACAATCTGTGTCGGGACTTGTATATGCTTACAGTAATTTTGAGAGTGTCTGTCTGTATGTTTTTGGTGGGTTGTTTAACTGAAGCTCTACCTGGATCTGGTGTATTTTATTAACCATATTTAGGTTTTATATAGTTTTTCCTTCAAGTGGTTATAAGAAGGAACTAGGTGTCAGGATtcttggggcatttatacatgtgctctgggagtagagttgggggtggggggggatacGGTagttactatgctccagcagactcgattaatttaatgtcattacagtgcattggagcagcctcgctgcttgtgtataggcgcccCTGGATTCTGCTCTtggctgtgccatgggcaagctTTATGACTATTATTaagtaatttaaaatgtttatgcctcagtttccctgtctgtaaaatagGGGTAAAATAGAAATGTATAATCATCGTTTAAagtactttaaaatatttaattcattTACTTTTTGAATGAATACAGTTTATCAAATAACAGATTTAACATATAAAGATGCACCCATTCTCTTAAAATATACAGTTGTAAGTACTTTCAGATCTTTGCAGGAGAGGCACTATAGAAGTATGAAGTGCTACTGACTcgtgaactttttttttctttttatatgtaGTAAAACCAAGACATATGACCTTCTCTGGGGAGCTGTAGGGAAGGGaaagatattttattttctacTTGGACTTTATAGATTTGCCTTTCTTTAGCTTCCTTTTATTCaggtagagcagtgattctcagccagggtgcgaCAAGttccttttaaaggtgctgctCTGTATTAGCATTCTTAGGTGTACACACACCTAtacatgattcaaaagataaacccgGGGATTTctaataagaatccatagtgtcaaaaatatccTGACCTGTTGTAGACTTTCTGAGTTATTTACCACAGAATAATTCTCCGTAGTCAAAAACAAAGTGAAAGCTAGGGgagtcttgagtctaacaaggggtccTTTGAGTCTAACAGGATTGAGAGCCAGAGAGCTAGAGATTACATGGTGCCACTTGAATGGTTTGAAAATGCCTTTAAGTAAATTTGCTTTGGATCACAAACAGATGGGGACACATGAGAATAGTGTGTAGATAGCTATTGTATGGGGCCTTTGTAGATGAGGTAGGATGATTCTTGAGGTGGACTGCCTCATATGAAGGTGAATATTTTGCTAGTATAGCTAAGCAGGCACATACCAATCATCTGGAATTTGAAGTGTACCCTGAAATCAACACACAGTTTTCAGTGATTCCCATACATTTCAGATAACTTGGTTCAAAAATACatgtctgtattttttttatggaaaatgaCAGATGGCATAACAATAATAATCTCAAGTAAATCGCTGCCTCTAAGAAATTCTTCTGGTCTTCTTCCTATTCAAGTTTGGTGTCGTTTTTGCTGGTGCCCAGAAGAATGTTGGCTGTGCTGGAGTCGCTGTGGTAATTGTACGAGAGGACTTGTTGGGATTTGCACTCAAAGAATGTCCCATAGTACTAGATTACAAAGTACAAGCTACAAATGGGTCATTATACAACACTCCTCCATGCTACAGGTAATTTTTCCTtctaaaatgtaatatttttcatCTAGCAAACCACTAGGTTGGCATACACTGCTATCAGAAAAAGGTTTCTGAAATGAACATTCATAGAGTGGAGGCTGGAATCATGATAACTTTGAGAGAGTGGTTGTCACAGGACACAGTCCTATGACTGACTTAGGGTGCTCGGCATCTGGCAGGATTGAGTCTTAAGTTCTTTATCTGAAGTGTATACTTCAAGAGCTATAATTTATTATATGCACATCGGGGCCCAAGTTTCTGCTGGTTTAAAATGAATTGGTCCAGAGAATTCCACAGTACTACCGGAGATAATACTGACAGAATCTTTCTTTTTAATCAGTCATCGTGGACAAGTATAGATCCCTTATTAGATGAAGCTAATGGCAAGTTACTCATAGGATGAAAACCTACAGAGTGGCAGGGAGCTCTGCATTTCATCAGAATTTGAACAGATAATCCCCTCCACGGTTAATCTGGCATCCAAAAAAAACTCTATTGCTTCATAATAATCACCATCAATCAAGATTACAGTCAGAATAAATTTGGCAATTTTGTATATGCACAGCAAAACGTGACTTGCTTTTTTGTGGCTACTGACTGTAATATGGTGACAGTTGTGAAATCATGCTTTGCCAGCAGGAGACTCAGAAGACCTATGAGAGGTAGACACTACAAAACCAATCCTGCCTCATCTGTGGCAAAAttaccttgacttcagtggaagttggAATGTTTCTTATGTAACACATACATTAAAGTggtgattttattattattattttttttagtaaTATAATACTCTAATTCAgaactcattttttaaaaaacaacttatCTCCTTTACCTTAGAATTATGTTTGCTAAATAACTTTGGAAAGAGAGAACTGTACTTTTAAAGGTATggtatttcattttggttttgagaAGAATCCCTATTCAAAGCAAAATTTAAGTCAATACAACTTTTATGCCTATTTCCACACAATTCAAGAAGGCCATTGTTAAGGCATACTGTATGTGTTAGAAGGCACATTAACTCCTATATATGGAATTATATTGTAACTCCATAACTTAGTATATAAGCTCAGTGGAGCCAATTCATAATTTATATGGAAACTGAAGCTTTGACTTTTCCATGCATTACATGTGACTATGCTACTAAAATGAAATGGGACTTTTTATATTAACTAGTTTCTGTTTTTTAAGGTCCAGTTTACATCTCATGATCATTCACTGGTTTCAGTCGGTGAGAACTAGATGCACATATCACACTATGGGAGTGGGAGGGGTACTATGGCCCAGACAtttactgccactgcttctggaTACCTGTTGATGTAATCTGAGAAATTGGACAGAGGTAGCAGGAGTGACCTTGTCATTATCATGCATGTGTATCTGGACATTTGCACTCCGTGTACTTAAGGTATCACGCATGTGCAgaatgttggttttttttccctgttgatAAATCTTTTATTTCATAATCGGTTGTTGTCCTACTTGCCAAAGCACACATTCCATAACATGCTTGTATATGCCAAGTTTTAAATCCAAGCCATTCATGTCTTTTCAAGTGCAAAAGTATTtccatttgaaaaatgaaaagtcTGCCACATCTCAGAATTTGAACTACAGCACTTCTGCATGTGAGGATTAAAAGAAAAGGTGACTCAGCTGAAAAGAACTGAGGAATTCCATTTCTATGATGAGAATTATTTCTAATGCAGGTGTCTTTTGGCTATAACTACATTCCTGTCAGTAGTATCAGTTGGGTAATGAGAAATGCAGtaatttaaaatacattgtaatgatcagtttttttccttcttccctacCAGTACTTTGCCAGCTTTTACTACATGCCAatgacctgcatccaaggatgctTCAGAATCCAAAATTTAATACAGGACTCAATGTTGGCAGAAGGCAGATCTATTTGGCTAGGTTTTAAAATGCCTTCTCTGCTTTGTAAGAAGCTGGCAAAGCTTCCTTACTTTCCTTCTGCCTTCCCTCACTTTGTTCTGGTTAGCTGGCAGATAGACAGGAAATATTAAATGAGTTTGCCTAAGCTACTTCAGCACAATATTGAATTCAGTTAATGTGATGTTGATTGTTTTAACCTTTTGGCACCAAGAGGCCTGACTTTCTAATGTTCAATTCTTGTGCTAAAATTATCAATGAATTTGCTGGACAAAATATCATATTCCTTTTATATTTAATGCTGCTTCAACACTATACTTTTGTCTAGAATTTAACAAGGgtaagggatttttttcttcttgaccAGATTATTTGGATTGCTTCTGATCCACTCTTCCAACCTAACTTCCAATCACAAGTAGTCCTGCAGGCTTGTGTTTCTTAGGGTTAGAAGTAACGAGAGGCCAGTGCAAAACTGTGCATTACCTAATTGGAACTTCAAAACAGCGTTTAATTTACGCAGAGATCTTGCATGGGAGAAGATTACACTGTGCTATTGTAAAGGTTGCAAGTTTTAGTTTTCAAAGCAATCCATAACCTCAGTTGTTCTACAGTATGTTTCTGAAGTGTTTAAAGATTCGAGTTTAGTATCCAAGGAGAAATTAAAGGtagaaaagtttaaaaaaaaatctcttgttaGACCCTTGTGAGAGAGATTTGGAGGGTAATGTTCTCTAAGCACTCCCTTGGAAACTGTAATAGAGGGATTAATAAAAGCAAACCTGTTGGAAATAAGCCATAAAAATTTGTGAACAGTTTATTATGTAAAGTGGTGTAGTCGTGGGAAATGCCTGAACTAGAACAAGCAGAGTTTTGTAGCAaaagcacaaaggcagaaagcTTTGGGGATTTTTACATTTACACTGAGTAACTGGCCTTGAAATAGTTGGTTTGTAGCCATCCAAAATGAACAGACTTTCAGGACTTGCATCCTAATTAGTAGTACATGTAAACTAGTTATTATTTACCTATATTTCTATGAAAGTTTTTTCAGGCAAAAATGTGGTCATGGACTTATGTTTAATGTTTTTGAAAGCAAGATTAGAGTTCTGGCATAATGCTGACAGGGACACTCAAACTGTCTGCAGAGCTTTGCTGGTCCAGCTGCACAGGGTATATAACAGCACCTTCTTTTCCAGCTTGGCATCTCCTTGACACTTCTGCAATCATTTATACTGGCCTGTTAATTCTGCAGTCCTTAAGGAAgtaaagtgtccaaggaagtttgtgGGAGGCCTGTCTTGGTGAGGACTGCAGGATCTGCCTCTATGTGTGACTCAGTTATATTCAGCAAACTCTTGTGGTTTTAAAAGTTACCAATTATTCCAGCTAGGCCA harbors:
- the PSAT1 gene encoding phosphoserine aminotransferase isoform X2, whose product is MEPKRLVVNFGAGPAKLPRSVLLEAQKELVDYKGLGISVLEMSHRTSDFTKIINTAENILRELLNIPGNYKVIFLQGGGSGQFSAVPLNLIGLKEGRCADYVVTGAWSAKAAKEAEKYAKVNIVHPKLGSYTKIPDPSTWNLNPDASYIYYCANETVHGVEFDFVPDVKGAILVCDMSSNFLSRPVDVSKFGVVFAGAQKNVGCAGVAVVIVREDLLGFALKECPIVLDYKVQATNGSLYNTPPCYSIYIMGLVLEWIKNNGGVAAMDKLSLIKSQMIYDIIEKSNGFYVCPVEKRNRSRMNVPFRIGNVKGDEALERKFLDKAIELNMISLKGHRSVGGIRASLYNAVTVEDVQKLATFMKSFMQMHQS